From Scomber scombrus chromosome 9, fScoSco1.1, whole genome shotgun sequence, one genomic window encodes:
- the leprotl1 gene encoding leptin receptor overlapping transcript-like 1 isoform X2 → MAGIKALISLSFGGAIGLMFLMLGCALPVYDKYWPLFLLFFYILSPIPYCISRRVVDDTDSASNACKELAIFLTTGIVISAFGLPIVFARADVIAWGACALVLTGNVVIFGTILGFFLVFGSNDDFSWQQW, encoded by the exons ATGGCCGGGATTAAAG CTCTCATCAGCTTGTCTTTCGGAGGGGCAATCGGCCTCATGTTCCTCATGCTAGGATGTGCCCTCCCTGTGTATGA caaaTACTGGCCTttgttcctcctcttcttctacATCCTCTCTCCCATCCCGTACTGCATCTCGCGGAGGGTGGTCGACGACACAGACTCGGCCAGTAATGCCTGCAAAGAGCTGGCCATCTTCCTGACGACGGGCATCGTCATTTCAGCCTTCGGCCTGCCCATCGTCTTCGCAAGAGCCGACGTA ATCGCCTGGGGGGCGTGCGCGCTCGTGCTAACGGGTAACGTAGTCATCTTCGGGACTATCCTGGGCTTCTTCCTCGTCTTCGGATCCAACGACGACTTCAGTTGGCAGCAGTGGTAA